A section of the Dendrosporobacter quercicolus genome encodes:
- a CDS encoding ethanolamine ammonia-lyase subunit EutB, with protein sequence MKLKTKLFGSVYQFKDVKEVLAKANEEKSGDSLAGIGAATTAERVAAKVVLSEMTLADLRNNPVIPYETDEVTRVIQDAVTADAYQTLQSMTVGEFREFILKSDGLSLAAVRDGLTAEMIAGVTKLMSNLDLVYAAKKLGVTATCNTTIGEAGTLSSRLQPNHPTDDLRGVMASVMEGISYGAGDAVIGLNPAIDSIDGISALLTQFKTFTNKWKIPTQNCVLAHVTTQMKALQQGAPMDLMFQSLAGSQKSNEAFGIDVNLLDDAYQLMQAHKSSTGPNFMYFETGQGSELSSGGHNGADQVTLEARCYGLAKRYRPFLVNTVVGFIGPEYLYDGRQMIRAGLEDHFMGKLTGLPMGVDVCYTNHMKADQNDLENLAMILAMGDCTYFMGIPCGDDIMLMYQTTSFHDMAALRELTGKRPIKEFAERMEDLGIMLAGRLTERAGDLSIFTV encoded by the coding sequence ATGAAGTTAAAAACAAAGCTTTTTGGCAGTGTATATCAGTTTAAAGATGTAAAAGAGGTTTTAGCCAAAGCCAATGAAGAAAAGTCAGGCGATAGCTTAGCCGGTATCGGAGCCGCAACCACAGCGGAAAGAGTGGCTGCAAAAGTGGTGCTGTCTGAAATGACTTTGGCGGATTTGAGAAATAACCCGGTCATTCCTTATGAGACTGATGAGGTAACCCGGGTTATTCAGGATGCGGTGACAGCCGATGCTTATCAAACATTACAGTCAATGACTGTCGGGGAGTTCAGAGAATTTATTTTAAAGTCCGACGGTTTATCCCTGGCAGCCGTCCGGGATGGGTTAACAGCTGAAATGATTGCCGGCGTGACCAAGCTGATGAGTAATCTGGATCTGGTCTATGCGGCGAAAAAATTAGGCGTCACTGCAACCTGCAATACGACCATCGGGGAAGCCGGAACATTGTCGTCCAGATTGCAGCCAAACCATCCGACAGATGATTTGCGCGGCGTTATGGCCTCGGTGATGGAGGGAATCAGTTATGGGGCAGGCGATGCCGTAATTGGCCTGAACCCGGCAATCGATAGTATTGATGGGATTTCCGCGCTGCTAACACAATTTAAGACATTTACAAACAAATGGAAAATCCCTACGCAAAATTGTGTTTTGGCGCATGTTACCACCCAAATGAAAGCCTTGCAACAAGGGGCTCCTATGGATTTGATGTTTCAAAGCCTGGCCGGATCGCAAAAATCAAATGAAGCCTTTGGTATAGATGTTAACTTGCTGGATGATGCCTATCAGCTTATGCAGGCGCATAAGAGTTCAACAGGGCCCAACTTTATGTATTTTGAAACAGGGCAGGGATCGGAATTGTCATCAGGAGGGCACAATGGCGCTGATCAGGTTACGCTGGAAGCGCGTTGTTACGGTTTGGCGAAAAGGTACCGGCCGTTTTTGGTCAATACAGTTGTCGGTTTTATCGGACCGGAATATTTGTATGACGGACGCCAGATGATCAGAGCCGGACTGGAAGACCATTTTATGGGGAAATTAACCGGTTTGCCGATGGGCGTGGATGTCTGCTACACCAATCACATGAAAGCTGACCAGAATGATTTGGAAAATCTGGCGATGATTCTGGCGATGGGAGATTGCACCTATTTTATGGGGATTCCCTGCGGCGATGATATTATGCTCATGTATCAAACAACAAGTTTTCATGATATGGCTGCTCTGCGGGAGCTTACCGGCAAAAGGCCGATCAAGGAATTCGCCGAGCGGATGGAGGACCTCGGAATTATGCTGGCCGGGCGCTTGACCGAGCGGGCCGGAGATCTGTCAATATTCACAGTTTAG
- a CDS encoding aldolase/citrate lyase family protein — protein MSDPTTKLRRTMMFVPANSPKMINNADIYGADSIMFDVEDAIAVTEKDTARLLISHALKAMKFKSETVVRINHPTQTPFGMDDLACILPAKPDLIRLPKVESVEEVQLVAAEIEKVEQRFGWAEGTINIIGAIESIKGLYNVREICKQPRFIAVALGAEDFIANIKTQRTKTGVELYHARAEILMAARNAEIQCFDTVFSDVEDIEGFRAEVNFIHDMGFDGKSVVHPKQIKIVNEIYTPTEKQIKHAVKVLKSFEDALKNNKGVISVDGKMIDGPIVVRAERVVAQAKAAGIDMQQFQ, from the coding sequence ATGAGTGATCCAACAACAAAACTTCGGCGCACAATGATGTTCGTACCGGCCAACAGTCCTAAAATGATCAACAATGCCGATATTTACGGTGCGGACAGCATCATGTTTGACGTTGAAGACGCAATTGCCGTAACCGAAAAAGATACCGCACGGCTGTTAATCAGCCATGCCCTGAAGGCAATGAAATTCAAAAGTGAAACTGTTGTCAGAATCAATCATCCTACCCAAACTCCTTTTGGCATGGATGACCTGGCTTGCATATTGCCGGCAAAGCCGGATTTGATCCGGTTGCCGAAAGTTGAATCCGTCGAGGAAGTACAACTGGTTGCCGCTGAAATCGAAAAAGTGGAACAGCGTTTCGGCTGGGCGGAAGGAACCATCAATATTATCGGCGCAATCGAAAGCATCAAGGGCTTATATAATGTCAGGGAAATATGCAAGCAGCCCCGCTTTATTGCCGTTGCGCTGGGCGCCGAAGATTTTATTGCCAATATTAAAACACAAAGAACAAAAACAGGCGTTGAGCTTTACCATGCCCGTGCGGAAATCCTGATGGCCGCCCGCAATGCGGAAATTCAGTGCTTTGATACCGTATTCTCCGACGTAGAGGATATTGAAGGCTTTAGGGCTGAGGTAAACTTTATACACGACATGGGCTTTGACGGAAAATCCGTGGTCCATCCCAAGCAAATCAAAATAGTAAATGAAATTTACACGCCGACGGAAAAACAAATCAAACACGCCGTCAAGGTGTTAAAATCATTTGAGGATGCCTTGAAAAATAACAAAGGCGTCATCAGCGTAGACGGAAAAATGATTGACGGCCCGATTGTTGTACGGGCTGAGCGGGTAGTCGCACAAGCCAAGGCCGCCGGAATTGATATGCAGCAGTTCCAGTAG
- the citD gene encoding citrate lyase acyl carrier protein, with protein MSETKRLRHAATAGFEEKNDLLVRAVPANQGAGIQISITSPVLLQFGDHIRDLVAETVKTAGFDDIIVEIKDKGAWDYTIQARLLAALERGMKDE; from the coding sequence ATGAGCGAAACAAAAAGACTTCGTCATGCGGCGACCGCCGGCTTCGAAGAGAAAAATGATTTGCTGGTGCGCGCTGTTCCGGCAAATCAAGGCGCCGGAATTCAAATTAGCATCACCTCGCCTGTATTATTACAGTTTGGTGACCATATCCGGGACTTAGTTGCTGAAACCGTAAAAACTGCCGGCTTTGACGATATTATCGTAGAGATAAAAGACAAGGGCGCCTGGGACTATACCATACAGGCCCGCCTGTTAGCCGCTTTGGAAAGGGGAATGAAAGATGAGTGA
- the citF gene encoding citrate lyase subunit alpha, producing the protein MKNSIGREIPDNIPGLKNLRLYEGEFAPLPAGSLYGKTVRQGRPGDNKILSSLSEAIEKANVTDGMTISFHHHLRNGDYIIKMVMEAIAAKGIKDITIATSSLNPCHEFLIDYIEDGTVTALETSGLRDALGKYLTKNPGKLKKPIIIRSHGGRARAVEAGELKIDVAFMGAPACDRFGNATGMQGPSAFGAMGYAMTDCKYAEKVVLITDNLIDHVYPYSIPQTDVDYIVVVDQIGNPAGIATGAIRISNNPLTLCLAEYAVEIMDETGYLQEGFSCQLGGGGASLTAAKFLREKMDKKNIKGSFGIGGATGIFTQMLADGLFKALYDIQTFDTAAAKSLYELPQHIEISASHYANPWNPGPIVNDLDIVILSATEVDLDFNVNCMTDSNGILMGASGGHSDTAAGAKLSIIVLPAVRGRLPMIRDRVQTVITPGDSIDAIVTERGIAINPKRTDLIEKLKDSKLPLMTIQELQQAAYELVGKPREIQYSDKPEDIVAVIEYRDGSIIDVVRKPLSL; encoded by the coding sequence ATGAAAAACAGTATCGGACGGGAAATACCGGACAACATCCCCGGACTGAAAAATCTCAGACTCTATGAAGGTGAGTTCGCCCCCCTGCCGGCGGGTAGCCTATACGGAAAAACAGTTCGCCAGGGCCGGCCGGGAGACAATAAAATCCTTTCGTCGCTGAGCGAAGCGATCGAGAAAGCCAATGTAACGGACGGCATGACGATTTCTTTCCATCATCATTTAAGAAACGGCGACTATATTATAAAGATGGTAATGGAGGCGATTGCCGCCAAAGGGATTAAAGATATCACCATAGCGACAAGTTCGTTAAATCCCTGTCATGAATTTCTGATTGATTATATTGAAGACGGCACAGTTACCGCCCTGGAAACCAGCGGACTCAGGGATGCACTGGGCAAGTACCTGACCAAAAACCCCGGCAAACTGAAAAAGCCGATCATTATCCGCTCGCATGGCGGGCGCGCCCGTGCGGTTGAAGCGGGGGAACTTAAAATCGATGTGGCTTTTATGGGAGCACCAGCTTGCGACCGCTTCGGCAATGCTACCGGCATGCAGGGTCCGTCCGCTTTCGGCGCAATGGGGTATGCCATGACGGATTGCAAGTACGCCGAAAAAGTAGTCTTAATTACCGATAATCTTATTGACCATGTTTATCCCTACAGCATTCCGCAAACCGATGTTGATTACATCGTTGTTGTTGATCAAATAGGCAATCCCGCAGGCATTGCCACAGGAGCCATCAGAATCAGCAACAATCCCCTGACCCTGTGTTTAGCCGAATATGCAGTTGAAATTATGGATGAAACCGGTTACTTGCAAGAAGGTTTTTCCTGCCAGCTGGGCGGCGGCGGCGCATCTCTCACCGCTGCAAAATTTCTCAGGGAGAAAATGGACAAAAAGAACATTAAAGGCAGCTTTGGCATTGGCGGAGCTACGGGAATCTTTACGCAAATGCTGGCCGACGGTTTGTTCAAAGCCCTGTATGACATCCAAACCTTTGATACTGCTGCAGCTAAATCACTCTATGAATTGCCCCAGCATATTGAAATATCAGCTTCGCATTACGCCAATCCCTGGAATCCGGGACCCATTGTCAATGATCTTGATATCGTTATTCTAAGCGCAACAGAGGTTGACCTTGATTTTAATGTAAACTGCATGACCGATTCCAATGGAATTCTGATGGGCGCATCGGGCGGGCACAGCGATACCGCCGCCGGAGCCAAGCTGAGCATCATCGTATTGCCGGCCGTCAGAGGCCGTCTGCCGATGATTCGCGACCGCGTTCAGACCGTGATAACGCCTGGCGACAGCATTGACGCTATCGTCACCGAACGGGGCATAGCAATCAATCCCAAGCGGACCGATCTTATCGAAAAGCTGAAAGACAGCAAATTACCGCTGATGACCATTCAGGAGCTGCAGCAAGCCGCCTATGAGCTTGTTGGTAAACCCAGGGAAATTCAATACAGCGATAAGCCGGAAGACATTGTCGCTGTCATTGAATATCGTGACGGCAGCATCATTGATGTCGTTCGAAAACCGCTAAGCCTGTAA
- the eutC gene encoding ethanolamine ammonia-lyase subunit EutC, protein MGEYFIPDIAGIDYTSRIAVGQARDPESCIRLRKSTNARICVGRAGDRLRTETLLRFRADHAVAMDAVWSDVDETLIEKLGFYQVQTLVEDKEQYITRPDLGRIFSADTIRAIKQRCIDRPVVQILVADGLSSPAINANLADIYPIIVDGVTAGGYKLGTPVFIKYGRVATMDQISDALKAKVTVLLVGERPGLATGESMSCYMAYESSPLKPESQRNVISNIHRKGIPPVEAGAQIVQLIEILLQAKNSGVTLKL, encoded by the coding sequence ATGGGAGAATACTTTATCCCTGATATAGCAGGGATTGATTATACCAGCCGGATCGCCGTCGGTCAGGCCCGGGATCCGGAAAGCTGCATCCGGCTGAGGAAATCGACAAATGCCCGTATCTGCGTGGGCCGGGCCGGAGACCGTCTAAGAACCGAAACACTGCTCCGGTTCCGGGCCGATCATGCAGTGGCTATGGATGCCGTCTGGTCTGATGTTGATGAGACGCTCATTGAAAAGCTGGGCTTTTATCAGGTGCAAACGCTGGTTGAAGATAAAGAACAGTACATTACCCGCCCCGATCTGGGCCGTATATTCTCTGCTGATACGATTCGCGCAATCAAACAACGTTGTATTGACCGTCCGGTGGTGCAGATCCTGGTGGCGGATGGTTTAAGTTCTCCGGCAATCAATGCCAATCTGGCTGATATTTATCCGATCATTGTTGATGGCGTAACCGCCGGCGGATACAAGCTGGGGACGCCGGTTTTCATCAAATACGGCCGGGTGGCTACGATGGATCAAATCAGTGACGCGCTCAAGGCCAAAGTAACAGTATTGCTGGTTGGCGAGAGGCCGGGACTGGCGACAGGCGAAAGTATGAGCTGTTATATGGCTTATGAGTCGAGTCCGCTAAAACCGGAGTCCCAGCGCAATGTGATTTCCAATATCCACCGCAAGGGCATTCCTCCGGTAGAAGCGGGGGCGCAAATTGTCCAGTTAATTGAGATTCTGCTTCAGGCAAAAAACAGCGGCGTTACCTTAAAGCTGTAG
- a CDS encoding CitMHS family transporter, translated as MEVLSILAFAMILTFMGLIMAKKMQPVTALILVPLVFAIIATYIFGYGDPWKISKWMIDGVKQISPTFTMLLFAIMYFGIMIDVGLFDPLVVRILKIVKGDPVKILVATVCTTAVVALDGDGSTTFMIIVTAFLPLYLKLGMSPVVLALFTLMTNNVLNIIPWGGPTARVMAALQLDASDVFNPLVPGMIASFIFLVILAYFVGVKERKRLGIMEMDEAHLKEVEAKITGEKKELKRPQLFWVNLVVTLCLLAALLSDKFPLGIIFAVGTSIALTINFRDVKEQGRRLAAHASEALNVVMVIIGAGCFMGILAGSKMDAALTQTLVEMIPESLGPHMALITAIISAPGTFFLSNDAFYYGIVPILAKTAAVYGITPAEIARASLMGQPIHFLSPLVGALWLLLGITNVSLADIQKYGLPVALGMMLIYIVVGGIFGAIPL; from the coding sequence ATGGAAGTTTTGTCAATTCTTGCGTTTGCTATGATCTTGACTTTTATGGGCTTGATTATGGCGAAGAAAATGCAGCCGGTAACGGCTTTGATTCTGGTGCCCTTGGTTTTTGCCATCATTGCCACCTATATTTTTGGGTACGGCGATCCCTGGAAAATCAGCAAGTGGATGATCGACGGCGTGAAACAGATATCGCCGACATTTACCATGCTGCTGTTTGCAATTATGTATTTTGGAATAATGATTGATGTAGGCCTGTTTGATCCGTTGGTGGTTAGAATTCTGAAAATTGTAAAAGGTGATCCGGTTAAAATTCTTGTTGCCACAGTTTGTACAACTGCCGTTGTCGCTTTGGACGGCGACGGCTCAACAACGTTTATGATTATCGTTACCGCATTCCTGCCGCTTTATCTAAAGCTGGGCATGAGTCCTGTGGTGCTGGCCCTTTTTACCTTAATGACCAATAATGTTCTGAATATTATTCCCTGGGGAGGCCCGACTGCCCGGGTTATGGCCGCCTTGCAGCTGGATGCAAGCGATGTGTTCAATCCGCTTGTTCCCGGAATGATCGCCTCATTTATTTTCCTGGTTATTCTGGCTTACTTTGTCGGTGTCAAGGAGAGAAAACGCCTTGGCATTATGGAAATGGATGAAGCGCATTTAAAAGAAGTTGAGGCAAAAATTACGGGAGAGAAGAAGGAGTTAAAAAGACCGCAGCTTTTCTGGGTTAATTTGGTTGTGACACTTTGCCTGCTTGCTGCGTTGCTTTCTGATAAATTCCCGCTTGGCATTATTTTTGCGGTTGGCACGAGTATCGCTCTGACCATTAACTTCAGAGATGTCAAGGAGCAGGGAAGGCGTCTGGCTGCCCATGCGTCCGAAGCACTTAATGTTGTTATGGTAATTATCGGTGCAGGCTGCTTTATGGGGATTCTTGCCGGTTCAAAAATGGACGCGGCGCTTACCCAAACCCTTGTCGAGATGATTCCGGAATCACTGGGGCCTCACATGGCTTTAATTACGGCCATCATCAGTGCGCCCGGCACGTTCTTCCTTTCCAATGACGCTTTCTATTATGGCATTGTACCTATTCTCGCCAAAACAGCCGCCGTATATGGCATTACTCCGGCGGAAATCGCCCGCGCATCGCTAATGGGCCAGCCCATTCATTTTCTGTCTCCATTAGTTGGCGCTTTGTGGCTCCTGCTCGGTATCACCAATGTGTCACTGGCCGATATACAAAAGTATGGTTTGCCTGTTGCTCTTGGCATGATGCTTATTTACATTGTCGTTGGCGGTATTTTTGGCGCTATACCGCTCTAA